One Candidatus Omnitrophota bacterium genomic window, ATTCAGGAGAGAGACCTGTTCCTTTTAAGGAAGTTGTTACGCACCAGGCTTAATCTTGAGATGTCTTGCTCTGATGAAATTGTGCGGGTGGCTCTTAAGGTTTTGCCTGACCAGGCGACTTTAGTCCCGGAAAAGAGGCAGGAGTTAACCACTGAAGGCGGGCTTGATGTGCTGGCTAATATGCCGCAGGTCATAAAAGCCTGTAGAGCGCTTAAGAATAAGAATATTGATGTAAGCATCTTTCTTGACCCCGATAAAAAACAAATTGATGCTTCTAAAAAGATCGGGGTTAAGATGATTGAATTGCATACGGGCAGGTTTGCCAATAGCCGCAATAAACAGCAGTACAATAAAAATTTTTTAGAATTGAAAAAGGCTGCGCGTTATGCCGCAAAATGCGGCTTGCGGGTTTTTGCAGGGCATGGTTTGAATTATGATAACGTCCCGGATATAGTTAAGATAAAAGAGATCGAAGAGTTAAACATAGGCCATGCTATTATTTCCCGGGCTCTGTTCGTCGGGCTTCGGTACGCGGTAACAGAGATGAAAAATTTGATAAAGAGATGATGGTAGGCACCGGAGTAGATATTACGGAAGTAAGAAGGCTGCGTCAGGCAGTAGATAAATGGGGCGACAGTTTCTTAAGCAGGGTATTTACGAAAGAAGAATTAAAAAATGCCCGGGGAAGGGTAAGCCTATATCAACATCTTGCCGGCAGATTTGCGGCCAAAGAAGCGGTATTTAAAGCTTTAGGCGATCCGGACTTGACCTGGCAGGATGTAGAGATTATTAATGACAGGCAGGGTAAACCTCATTGTAAGCTGCTTAATTATAAGAAAAAGGATGTCGATATTTTGATATCGATCTCTCATGTAAAAAGCTATGCGGTTGCCAGCGCGATTATTACAGAGAAGACCTGATGCTCATAAAGGAGATTTCGGACATATATTCATTTTGGCCGGTTCGTTGCGATTTTCCGGAGCAGCAGTTCTATGCGCAGAGGCAGCGATGCGCTGCGGGGCAGGGCTGGTAACCCTGGGGGTGCCAGAAAATGTAGCCCGTCCGATAATAAAGTTTAAGCCCAGGGAAATAATGCTCCTTCCTTTGCATGAGACAAAAGAAGGCACGTTAAGTCCGTCTGGATATAAAAAGATAAAAAATTTCGCAATTACCGCTGATATATTGGCTTTAGGGCCTGGTCTTTCTCAAAATAAATCAACCCAAACTTTAATCCGTAAGATTGTGGCCACGGTAAATAAACCTATGGTTATCGATGCTGACGGTCTAAATGCCTTAATAGGCAACTTAGGGATTTTATCCGCTAAACCATATACGCTAAACCCTAAAATATTGACCCCTCATCCTGGAGAAATGGCAAAGCTTTTGGGCACAAGCATTAAAAAGATTCAGAAACAAAGAAAAGATGCAGCAGTAAACTTTGCTAAGAAATACAAAGTAACCGTAGTCTTAAAAGGACATAATACGATAGTCGCTGATTATAAAAATAATTTATATGTAAATAAGACCGGTAACCCCGGTATGGCTACTGCTGGAAGCGGGGATGTTTTGACTGGTATCGTGTCAGCTTTCTTAGCGCAAGGTTTGGATAGTTTTAGCGCAGCTAAATTTGGGGTGTATATTCACGGATTAGCAGGTGATCTGGCAGCAAAAGAGAAAACGGAAATTAGCTTGATTGCTTCGGATTTAATTGGTAAAATTCCCGATGCAATAAAGATCAGTTCTTAGATATATTCTGAAAAAGTTTATCTTAGTACTAATGTATTGCCGGCGTAGCTCAGTCGGTAGAGCAGCTGTTTTGTAAACAGCGGGTCGGGGGTTCGATTCCTCTCGCCGGCTTAAATGAGGCCACAACTTATGGAGCAAATGAAATGAGCGAACATAAGTTGTTTGGCCGAATTTATCCCGAGTGTACGAAGCAGATTTATTGAAATCTGCGAGTGCTTACACGAGGGATGTAAAATGATAGTTCATAGTTGATAGTTCATTGTTCATGGATATTGGTATATTTCTATGAACCTTGAACCATGAACTAATATGATATGAACACCCGAACCGAAAGGGGTGTGGGGAATTTCCCCACGTTGTCGGGGTGACAGCGAACATAGTGAGCGCCATAGGGGCAGAGCCCCTATGGAGAGCGAGCGGTGATTGAAGACTTGGCGAGCGAGGGTCGGGGGTTCGATTCCTCTCGCCGGCTTTACAAAGTCACCAAGTCACAAGGACACACGTCACAAGTTTATGTGACGTTGTGACTTTGTGTCATTGTGACAAACACTATTTTTGTTATATTGTTTCGGGCAGGTACCCAAGTGGCCAAAGGGGGCAGACTGTAAATCTGCTGCACCTGTGCTTCGGGGGTTCGAATCCCTCCCTGCCCACCAGTTTGCCTTATTTTCACTCATTGCGGGTGTAGTTCAATGGCAGAACAATAGCCTTCCAAGCTATATATGTCGGTCCGATTCCGATCACCCGCTTTAATTTCAGCTGGGTGGCGGGATAAGCACGCTTGTATGTTGCCCGCTGTTAGAGTTTAAATATTTACAAATGAGGAAATAAATGTTTCCATTCAGCCAAAGAAGAGAAATAAGGGGTATCGATAACCTTTTACCTAAGCTTATCGACCATGCCAATGTTTTAGTACTTTATTTGGATAATCATGGTTTTATAACCATGACGAATAAGAAAGTCGAAGAGATAACTGGTAAGCGCAGGGAAGATATTATCGGACGCGGCTGGATGGATGTGCTGTTTTCAAAAAAGAACCCGACAATTAAAAAACAGATGTTTAAGGCTGTAGTTGATGATTCTATTCTCTATAAACGCTTAAACGGATTTGAAGGAATAATAGTTGACGCAAATGGCAACGAGCGCCTGATATCCTGGAGTATAAACCCCATACTATCCGAATCTAAGGATCTTGGAGGTGTTTCTTTGTTGGAAGGAGTTCTGTTTATCGGCAACGATATTACAGAGCTTAGAGAGAAGGGCGCTTCGCTTAAGAAAATCGATGATGCGCTTAAGGATTTGTTTGTCAACATAAAAGAATACGCTTTATATGTTACAAATTTAGACGGTAATATTACGTATTATGGGATAGGCGCCGAAAAGATGTTCGGGTGGCTTAAAAACGAAATCATTTTTAAGCACGTTAGTGTTTTGCACCAGCCTGCGACAGCTAAAGAAGTACTTGATAATATTTTCGATAGGGTGAAAAATGCCGGCCAATATGAATCAGAAATTAATCTGGTAAAAAAGGATAATCAGGAATTTCCGGTTATTCTTACGGTCAGCCAGTTTCTTGATAACGAAGGGAAGTTGATAGGTTTTACCTTTATAGCTAAAGATATTACAGAAAGAAAGAAGATGGAGTTTCAGATACTTCAGTCTGAAAAACTGGCAGCTATAGGCCAGCTTGCTGCTGGTATGGCTCACGAAATCAATAATCCGCTCTTTGTTATTTCCGGACGGCTGGAAATGCTCTTTGATCAGGGTGGATTGGATGAAAAAGTTGCTGAAGATTTGAAGATTATCAACTCACAGGCAGACAGGATCAGAAAGCTAGTTGACCGGTTACTGAAGTTTGCTAGGCAAAGCCAATTGAAGCTCGAACCTTTGAATATAAACGATGTTATAGAGGGAGTTATCCCGTTTTTGTCGTATCAGAAATTGCCTGTTTCTCAGATTAAACTGGTCAAGGAGTTTGATAAAAGCCTGCCAATGGTTAAAGGCGAATTAAATCAGCTGCAGGAAGTTTTTATTAACCTTCTCATCAATGGGTATCAGGCTATGTCTGTTAATGGCGGCCAATTGACAGTCAAGACCAGCCTGTACCTTGGAAGTTTTGTAGAAGTCAGTATTACTGATACCGGCGGAGGCATAAAACCCGAAAACCTTAAAAATATATTTATGCCGTTTTTTTCAACTAAAAAAGACGGTACCGGCTTGGGGCTTTCAATCTGCCATAATATTATTCAAAATCACGGCGGGACAATCTCGGTTGAGAATGCACCCGGAAAGGGCACTACTTTTATAGTAAGGTTGCCAATTATTTAAAACAGGAGGAAGTTATGTCTTATAAAGTGCTGGTAGTTGATGACGAAGCTCCGGTAAGAGAATTGTTTCATGATTTGTTGGTAAAAGAAGGTTGCAATGTAAAAGTTTGTGCATCAGGCGAAGAGGCGTTGGAGCTGGTTAATGGCGAAGATTTTGACGTTATACTCCTGGATATCAAGTTATCCGGCATGAATGGGCTTGAGGCTTTAAAAAAGATAAAGGATATAAAGCCAAAAGCCATAGTTATAATGATAACCGGATTTGGCTATGATGAGGAGCTTATTAATAAATCAAAACAACTTGGCTGCTCAGGATACATAGGAAAAAATATGCCTATTTCGCAGATAATCAGCAATTTCAAGTTGTTTACAAAGTCTGCAACAGAGAAATTAAAAAAAGATAATTAACCGGAAGATAAAATGACTGATCAATTATTGAGGCCAGTTTATATTGACGCATTTGATTTAGATGATGCCTGGTTCCAGTGCTTAAGCGCAATCCTGGAAAAAGGGCATGTTTATACGATAACCCGAGGCAGTTATGAAGGCCAGAAAAGGCTTGAATTTGATTTTGCCGTTGTAAGGGTAAAGAAACCCTCTCATCAGATTATACCGGTTATACCTGAAGGCATGAGTATACCGGCGCCTACAGATATGGATTACATCCAGGGTTATTTAAGCTATCTGTTGACCGGGGCTAAAACAGAGACTGAGGATTACACTTATGGAGAACGGCTGGTTGACCCGAAGGTCAAGGTAAAAACCGCAGGAGCCGGCAACAATATCTATAATGAAATACCATTGGATGTCAATCAGGTGGATGAAGTGATAAAAATTTATAAGGAAAAAGGACATGGTACTAATCAGGCAATCATGGAAATAGGGATGCCATCTGATATAAAATTGGTCGATCCGCCTTGTCTTAGGTTGATTGATACTCGTATCAGGTATGGTAAGCTGCATTTTATTTTATATTTCCGTTCCTGGGATTTATGGGGAGGGTTTCCTTCCAACCTTGGCGGCTTGCAGTTGGTCAAGCAATATATGGCTGATGAAATAGGTGTCGGCGATGGTGAGATTATTGCTGCGAGTAAAGGCCTGCATCTATATGATTACTCGTGGGATTTAGCTAAAATTAGGACTAATAAAAATAATTTACAGATAGCTTAATATGGATAAACATCAGGGTCCGCACAACAAAACAGAGCGCAGGGAATTTTCCAGGCTTGATTATCTTAAGCCGCTTGCTTTCAAGGTATGTAAGCCGGAGATCATAGATAAATTATTGGAGGGCTACACCAGCAATATAAGCCAGTCAGGCATATTATGCAACATAAGAGACAATGTGGTTTCGGGAGATATCGTCTGGCTTTCTTTCGACAGGTCGACTTTAAGTATCTGCGAAGATATAGAGAGGCGGTGTTTTATCTATCAGAACGGCATAATAGGAAAAGTGGTCAGGATCGAACATAAAGAGGACGGTTCATTTAACGTGGGTTTGAAGTTTGTAACGCGTGAAGAAAGAAATGATACAAACATACATCCAAAGATTTACTTTCTTCAAATGGGTTTGAATAAAAACAATGAATAAGAATATTGCTGTTATTGGTGACGGCGGCTGGGGTACGACTCTGGCTATTATTTTGGCAGGGAAAGGATACTCAGTTACTTTATGGGGGGCTTTCCCAAAGTATGTTAGCCAGGTCAAAGAAACCAGGATCAATGAGAAATTCCTTCCGGATATCAAGATACCCAGGCAAGTTGTCTTAACTCACGATCTAGAGGAGGCTTTATATCAAAAGGATATAGTGGTGTTGACCGTGCCTTCCCAATACATCCGTGGTGTGCTAGAAAAGATAAAGAAAAATGATTACCCAAGGAGAGCAATTTATTTAAGCGGTACGAAAGGTATTGAAATAGGAACTTTATGCAGGATTTCACAGATAATTGAAGAGGAGCTTGGTAAGGTTAAGATAGCTGTCCTTTCTGGGCCGACCATAGCACATGAAGTTGCCCTGGGTGTGCCAACAGCAGCTGTTATTGCTGCGAATAATAGAGAAATAAGCAAATCCTTGCAGGAAGTATTCATGACAGACGCTTTCAGGATATATACGAACAGTGATGTTATCGGTGTTGAATTGGGCGGAAGCTTAAAAAATATAATTGCTATTGCTTGTGGTATATCCGATGGTCTGGGGTTTGGAACTAATACTAAAGCCGCGCTGCTTGCAAGAGGGCTGGCGGAGATTTCGCGGTTAGGCAAAGCCATGGGTGCAAGGCAAAATACGTTTAGTGGTATAAGCGGTTTGGGCGATTTAGTGACTACATGCATAAGCCAATACAGCAGGAATAGGTTTGTCGGTGAACAAATCGGCAAAGGGATAAGCCTGAAGGATATAAACTCAAAAATGCAAATGGTAGCAGAAGGTTTACCGACCACCAAGTCAGTTTATGAGTTGAGCATAAAATACCGCGTTGATATGCCGATAACCAGCCAGGTTTATTCGGTTATTTACAAAAACAAGCCAGCATACAAAGCGGTAAGAGATTTAATGACAAGACAGGGTAAATCTGAATAAGCGCGGTAATTTAC contains:
- a CDS encoding pyridoxine 5'-phosphate synthase, translating into MLKLGVNVDHVATIRQARGGCYPDPVNAGLICESSGADSIVAHLREDRRHIQERDLFLLRKLLRTRLNLEMSCSDEIVRVALKVLPDQATLVPEKRQELTTEGGLDVLANMPQVIKACRALKNKNIDVSIFLDPDKKQIDASKKIGVKMIELHTGRFANSRNKQQYNKNFLELKKAARYAAKCGLRVFAGHGLNYDNVPDIVKIKEIEELNIGHAIISRALFVGLRYAVTEMKNLIKR
- the acpS gene encoding holo-[acyl-carrier-protein] synthase; translation: MVGTGVDITEVRRLRQAVDKWGDSFLSRVFTKEELKNARGRVSLYQHLAGRFAAKEAVFKALGDPDLTWQDVEIINDRQGKPHCKLLNYKKKDVDILISISHVKSYAVASAIITEKT
- a CDS encoding NAD(P)H-hydrate dehydratase, translating into MRLPARLLQRRPDAHKGDFGHIFILAGSLRFSGAAVLCAEAAMRCGAGLVTLGVPENVARPIIKFKPREIMLLPLHETKEGTLSPSGYKKIKNFAITADILALGPGLSQNKSTQTLIRKIVATVNKPMVIDADGLNALIGNLGILSAKPYTLNPKILTPHPGEMAKLLGTSIKKIQKQRKDAAVNFAKKYKVTVVLKGHNTIVADYKNNLYVNKTGNPGMATAGSGDVLTGIVSAFLAQGLDSFSAAKFGVYIHGLAGDLAAKEKTEISLIASDLIGKIPDAIKISS
- a CDS encoding PAS domain S-box protein — protein: MFPFSQRREIRGIDNLLPKLIDHANVLVLYLDNHGFITMTNKKVEEITGKRREDIIGRGWMDVLFSKKNPTIKKQMFKAVVDDSILYKRLNGFEGIIVDANGNERLISWSINPILSESKDLGGVSLLEGVLFIGNDITELREKGASLKKIDDALKDLFVNIKEYALYVTNLDGNITYYGIGAEKMFGWLKNEIIFKHVSVLHQPATAKEVLDNIFDRVKNAGQYESEINLVKKDNQEFPVILTVSQFLDNEGKLIGFTFIAKDITERKKMEFQILQSEKLAAIGQLAAGMAHEINNPLFVISGRLEMLFDQGGLDEKVAEDLKIINSQADRIRKLVDRLLKFARQSQLKLEPLNINDVIEGVIPFLSYQKLPVSQIKLVKEFDKSLPMVKGELNQLQEVFINLLINGYQAMSVNGGQLTVKTSLYLGSFVEVSITDTGGGIKPENLKNIFMPFFSTKKDGTGLGLSICHNIIQNHGGTISVENAPGKGTTFIVRLPII
- a CDS encoding response regulator — protein: MSYKVLVVDDEAPVRELFHDLLVKEGCNVKVCASGEEALELVNGEDFDVILLDIKLSGMNGLEALKKIKDIKPKAIVIMITGFGYDEELINKSKQLGCSGYIGKNMPISQIISNFKLFTKSATEKLKKDN
- a CDS encoding thymidylate synthase, which translates into the protein MRPVYIDAFDLDDAWFQCLSAILEKGHVYTITRGSYEGQKRLEFDFAVVRVKKPSHQIIPVIPEGMSIPAPTDMDYIQGYLSYLLTGAKTETEDYTYGERLVDPKVKVKTAGAGNNIYNEIPLDVNQVDEVIKIYKEKGHGTNQAIMEIGMPSDIKLVDPPCLRLIDTRIRYGKLHFILYFRSWDLWGGFPSNLGGLQLVKQYMADEIGVGDGEIIAASKGLHLYDYSWDLAKIRTNKNNLQIA
- a CDS encoding PilZ domain-containing protein, producing the protein MDKHQGPHNKTERREFSRLDYLKPLAFKVCKPEIIDKLLEGYTSNISQSGILCNIRDNVVSGDIVWLSFDRSTLSICEDIERRCFIYQNGIIGKVVRIEHKEDGSFNVGLKFVTREERNDTNIHPKIYFLQMGLNKNNE
- a CDS encoding NAD(P)-dependent glycerol-3-phosphate dehydrogenase, whose amino-acid sequence is MNKNIAVIGDGGWGTTLAIILAGKGYSVTLWGAFPKYVSQVKETRINEKFLPDIKIPRQVVLTHDLEEALYQKDIVVLTVPSQYIRGVLEKIKKNDYPRRAIYLSGTKGIEIGTLCRISQIIEEELGKVKIAVLSGPTIAHEVALGVPTAAVIAANNREISKSLQEVFMTDAFRIYTNSDVIGVELGGSLKNIIAIACGISDGLGFGTNTKAALLARGLAEISRLGKAMGARQNTFSGISGLGDLVTTCISQYSRNRFVGEQIGKGISLKDINSKMQMVAEGLPTTKSVYELSIKYRVDMPITSQVYSVIYKNKPAYKAVRDLMTRQGKSE